In one window of Eleutherodactylus coqui strain aEleCoq1 chromosome 10, aEleCoq1.hap1, whole genome shotgun sequence DNA:
- the AKT2 gene encoding RAC-beta serine/threonine-protein kinase, protein MNEVMVVKEGWLQKRGEYIKTWRPRYFLLKSDGSFIGYKEKPDSSEHSLALPPLNNFTVGECQLMKTERPRPNTFVIRCLQWTTVIERTFHVDTPEEREEWMRAIQTVANSLKNQETEEEEEAMDIKCGSPSDTPSTEEMDIAISKGRPKVTMNDFDYLKLLGKGTFGKVILVREKATGRYYAMKILRKDVIIAKDEVAHTVTESRVLQNTRHPFLTALKYAFQTSDRLCFVMEYANGGELFFHLSRERVFTEDRARFYGAEIVSALEYLHSRNVVYRDIKLENLMLDKDGHVKITDFGLCKEGITDGATMRTFCGTPEYLAPEVLEDNDYGRAVDWWGLGVVMYEMMCGRLPFYNQDHERLFELILMEEIRFPRTLSPEAKSLLSGLLKKDPKQRLGGGPTDAQEVKDHRFFASINWQDVNQRKLTPPFKPQVTSEIDTRYFDDEFTAQSITVTPPDRYDNLDALESDQRAHFPQFSYSASIRE, encoded by the exons ATGAATGAAGTAATGGTGGTTAAGGAAGGCTGGCTACAAAAAAGAG GTGAATATATTAAGACCTGGAGACCCAGGTATTTCCTTCTGAAAAGTGATGGCTCGTTTATCGGTTATAAGGAGAAGCCAGACTCCTCAGAACACAGCTTGGCTCTCCCCCCACTCAACAACTTCACTGTAGGAG AATGTCAGCTTATGAAGACAGAGCGGCCTCGGCCCAACACGTTTGTGATCCGTTGTTTGCAGTGGACTACAGTTATCGAGCGCACTTTTCACGTGGACACCCCTGAAGAAAG ggaggaatggatgagggcgatcCAAACTGTAGCCAATAGTTTGAAGAACCAGGAGactgaggaagaagaggaggccaTGGACATTAAGTGTGGTTCTCCTAGTGACACCCCAAGTACGGAAGAGATGGACATAGCCATATCCAAGGGACGACCCAAAGTA ACAATGAACGACTTTGACTATCTGAAGCTGCTAGGAAAAGGAACATTTGGAAAAGTGATCCTGGTTCGAGAAAAGGCAACAGGCCGTTACTACGCCATGAAGATTTTACGAAAAGATGTCATAATTGCTAAG GATGAAGTGGCTCACACCGTTACGGAGAGCAGAGTCTTGCAGAACACAAGGCATCCCTTCTTAACG GCTTTAAAATATGCGTTCCAGACAAGTGACAGGCTCTGCTTCGTTATGGAGTATGCTAACGGGGGAGAG CTTTTCTTTCACCTGTCTCGGGAACGAGTCTTTACGGAAGACAGAGCACGGTTTTATGGTGCAGAGATTGTGTCAGCCCTGGAATATCTCCACTCCAGGAACGTGGTGTACAGGGATATAAAG TTGGAGAATCTCATGCTGGACAAAGACGGCCATGTCAAGATCACAGATTTTGGACTCTGCAAAGAGGGGATCACAGATGGAGCCACTATGAGGACATTTTGTGGTACCCCAGAGTACTTGGCTCCTGAG GTGCTGGAAGACAATGATTACGGCCGGGCCGTGGATTGGTGGGGACTGGGAGTGGTGATGTATGAAATGATGTGCGGTAGATTACCCTTTTACAATCAGGACCATGAAAGACTGTTTGAGCTTATCCTTATGGAGGAAATCCGCTTCCCTCGCACCCTAAGTCCTGAAGCCAAGTCTCTTCTAAGCGGCCTTCTGAAAAAGGATCCAAAGCAGAG ACTTGGAGGTGGCCCCACTGATGCCCAAGAAGTTAAGGATCACCGCTTCTTTGCCTCTATCAACTGGCAAGATGTGAATCAGAGGAAG CTCACCCCACCCTTTAAGCCGCAAGTCACCTCTGAAATCGACACCAGATATTTTGACGATGAATTTACAGCTCAGTCCATAACAGTAACACCTCCAGATAGAT ATGATAACCTGGATGCCTTAGAATCTGACCAGCGTGCTCACTTTCCTCAGTTCTCGTACTCTGCCAGCATTCGGGAGTAG